TTTGTTGACAGTTCATTTAGTGACCATTGTTCTCATGTCTCgggaatataattaattatttaattggtGGATGGACATAATATTAGAAACTCCCTCTTGTACTTTAGGTCATTAGAAGAATATAGAGCAGTAGGCACCAGATTGAAAAAAAATGCACATTTATATCACTTATATTGAACTGCCATTCTCGGAGAAAATCAATTTGTCTGCTAGCTTTAGCGCCATCACAATTATTTTACTGTTTATGTTCAGGCTACATTCAAGATTACCTTAGACGTTCCATCCGATCTTGTGGCACTTTCCAATATGCCTGTTATTGAAGAAAAGAAACAAGGGGATCTTAAGACAGTATACTTCGAGGAATCGCCAATTATGTCGACATACTTGGTTGCTGCAGTGGTGGGCTTGTTTGACTATGTGGAAAGTCACACCTCTGACGGTAGTCTTGCTATTCAAATCCTTTATTCTCTACCTCCACTGTGCTCTCTGTCTACTACTCTACTGAACCGTTAACATTGACCACATTACTCGTATCACTTGTGTACTCAGGTATTAAAGTTAGATGCTATTGTCAAGTTGGCAAGGCTGATCAAGGAAAGTTTGCTCTGGAGGTTGCTGTTAAGACACTTGAATTATATAGAAAGTAATTTTTTTCATCTCTTACCAGTAGACAGCATGAACTCTTGTGTTTTATATTGAAGAAAGATTGCCTAGCCTTCCCTGTAATGTTATGTTACTCTCAATGAGGATCCTTTGTCCCATTTGGGGTCCCATTCTGTGCCCCACTCCATACACATTTTGACACATCAACACATTAGCATATTTATTGTATATTTTTTATTTGCAACAAGTGAGGTGTCAAGATGTGTATGGAGTGGGACACAAAATGGGACACAAAAGTGGGATAGAGGATCCTCACTGATGTTACTCTGACTCTTCATATTACCTCACGTTAGTGTGTCCAACACTTCCACTCTACATGAGTAGGACACTTGGTCACTTCATTGCGAGCTAAAGCCATGAGAATTTTTCATGAAATAGTGAAGTCCGACACCTAGACACGTACTTGTGTGCGTATCAAATATTTCTAATCCTGTTCGACTGACATAAGTGAACTGTTGGAGCACACTTTGTTTTCGCATAACTGTCACATTACcattttattattaatttgttttttataATATGAAAGGTATTTTGATGTGCCTTACACCCTTCCCAAACTGGATATGGTTGCCATACCTGATTTTGCTGCCGGTGCTATGGAGAACTATGGTTTAGTCACCTACCGTGAGACTGCTTTGCTGTATGATGAAAAACATTCTGCTGCTTCTAACAAGCAAAGGGTAAATTTTTGCTCTGCTAGATAAGCAGTGCAACTTAGTTGGTCCAATTAGTCGTCTTGCATCACCACTTCAATGACGTTGTTTTCTCTATCTGTAGGTTGCTATCGTGGTTGCTCATGAGTTGGCTCATCAATGGTTTGGAAATCTTGTGACCATGGAGTGGTGGACTCATTTATGGTTGAATGAGGGATTTGCCACATGGGTACCACAAACTTGATACTTAGTGATTTTTTCTTTTCTAACATTGAATTGGTTTTGGACGTATAAATTACCAATTCACTGTTTATCTTTAGGTATCATACTTGGCAGCCGATGTTTTGTTCCCAGAATGGAATATATGGACTCAGTTTCTCGACCAGACAACTGATGGTCTTAGACTCGATGGACTCTCAGAATCACATCCGATTGAGGTGTGCTTGACATATTCTTGCTAATTTCTCACGCAGATACTTGACTTTCCCCTTTTGTGGTGATCATCTTAAAGCGAGCGTTGACGCACTGTCTTAAATTCGTTCCATCTTTTCAGGTGGAGATAAATCATGCGAGTGAAATTGATGAAATATTTGATGCTATTAGTTACAGGAAAGGTGCATCTGTCATTCGGATGCTACAAAGCTACCTTGGAGCAGATATTTTTCAGGTATTGACTTCTTGTCTAAATGGGGCACATGCTGTCTTGTCTTATCTGACATTTCTCCTTATAAATGTACATATgttcagtcgactatataatatAATTTTCGTTGCTGCTTCTCAAGATGTCTAGATTCCAGAACTCATTCTTGGACTTATTTGTATTCCCGGATTTTGTTTCATTatcatttgtgtgtgtgtgtgtgtgtggaggAGCAACCTGGTCTTGGTACAATGATTGATAGAAAACAGAATAGccttttacacttttttttctGACAACGATGAACTGTAATATATATAAAAAGGAGTACAAAGACATACAACATTTGCCTAGCCAGTAGCAAGGCTTACCGACCAGAATTGATGATTCTTTACAAGCCTACGAATCTGGTTAATAGTATGAAAAAGGTAAACGGGGACTGGCATAGGAGAAAAGCCGGAACTGAGAGTAGTTTCTTAGATGTCACATGGAAAGTGCCAAAGTGGCATACACAATATTCTTGTCGAGAGCAGTTTGCATCATTGCAAGTAGTACATCAGCTGAAACATGGAAGAGAGACGAAGCATTATTCTTGAAAATTCATAACTACCCAGCTATGTAGGTTGTTTAGCAATATATTAATTCCATTACTTTTCAAATGATTTTCTTTATGTGATTGAAACATGGAGTTTGATAGATGTTCAACTCTCCTTTCACCTTATTAGCCGAGTCGGGGATAATGTTGTACTTTCAGTTATAAATTATAATGTTGCAGATtctgttgtatatatgatgttgACTTTCTGCTGTTACCAGAGGGCCCTAGCTTCATACATAAAGAAGTATGCCTGCTCAAATGCAAAGACTGAAGACTTATGGGCTGTTCTTGAGGAGGAATCTGGTGAACCTGTAAAGCAACTAATGAATTCATGGACGCAGCAAAAAGGTTATCCTGTTATCTCTGTTAAGATCAAAGATCAGAAGCTGGAATTAGATCAGGTATACTTCACTTCCACTTCAATGAATTTTCTTACAGTTTATCTTGTTATTTTTTGGTAGTTTTCTTGttatttttggtagttttctTTAGTGTATGTGATCTTGTTGCCTTGTTGGTGTAGTTTCTGTCTCACATACATTGCCAACCTTACTGATTCATGAATTCAATGCAGTCACTCTTTTTGTTGAGTGGTTTGCCTGGAGACGGGCAATGGATAGTCCCAATCACATTAAGTTGCGGTTCCTATGATAACCGTCAAAGTTTCCTTCTAAAAGAAAAGTCTGGAACCATTGATGTTAAAGACTCAGCTTGGATCAAACTCAACGTGGATCAGACGGCATTTTATAGAGTAAAATATGATGAGAATCTCGAGGCTAAACTTCGACTTGCTATAGAGAAGAACGAGTTGTCACCTACAGATAGATTTGGTGAGATTAATGTCTTATACTCTTATATAGTTGTATGACTTGTATCCACATCACCACATGATGATTTACTCAACATTGAGATCTTTATTTGACAGTATTACTCTGATCAACAGGTATTTTGGACGATTCATTTGCATTGTGTACGAGCGGCAGGCAGTCCCTGACTTCCTTACTGACTTTGATGGGCTCTTTCAAAGAGGAAACTGATTATACTGTCCTCTCCCACTTGATCACTGTAATTTTCAACTCTATATTCTTTAAAGCTAAATAGTCGATGTCATGTCTTGAATTCGTTTTGTTCACTTGGGTTCCTAGTTGAGTAATTAATTTTTGTTTATTTCTTAACTTTGTCTCCATTCCTTGTAGATAAGCTACAAAGTTGTGAGAATAGTTGCTGATGCTACTCCAGAAACACTTGATAACCTCAAAAAattcttcatcaacctcttcgattATCCAGCAAGGTGATCTTTAATATTAGTTGGAGATGATTTTTATTTCTTGCATGGACTAAATGGTTTTTAAAAGTGCATTTCTATTATTTTAGAGGTAATCTGGTGTACGGATGAAGGTTCCCATATATCTGTATGTTACCTATACCCTCGTGTACTCGTATGTTAGTTATAAAAAATTTACGGCGAAGAAGAAAAATTGTAGCAAATGTCTATACCATTTAGATTTTGATAAGCAGCAAAACTCAAGATGCTATCCTTTATTGCAAGTTCAAGCATTGCTAATGGAACTGACTTGACTTTTTTCTGAGGGTACACAAATTAATGGATGTGAAGGATCCTTTATACATTGATTAATGGATGATAGCTTATGTTGTATCATCCTCGATTATCATTTCATTTCATATTCCTAGAATTTCATGTGACTTATATTAATCGAGCCAACAAAGATACCTGATTCCTTTTGTGTTATCATTAGTCTAGAATAGCATTAGAcatgtcaaacgggtcgggcgtgTATTCATGTTGAGGTTAGGGTCATATTGGTCGGATCAAATACGGGCCACGGTCCGAATAGggtcaaaccgtcaaaatacaaGTCAAAAATACTTCTGCACGTctgtgattttctatttttaaaataaaataaaaattaagatTGAATcactttatataatattttaattatattcattgcctaaagtatttattttgaaaCAACTGTAAACATTGACTTGTTTTgataattatatttattaaatgataggagtatatatgtatataaaatTCAACTGTAATCATTTTTGTGATTTTGAGTATTGAAATGAATgctttttttaataattatttcacatatagtacataaatattaatattttaatacgTTTTAAAAACAGCCATTGTTTTTCtttgtatatgttttaaattTACATTTAACATAAACTTATCTTTCACCAATAGGATCGAACAGGTCGGGTCGGGTTTTGACCCTGAAATAATGGGTCATTTTAACTTCCACTTTTTTTTTGGTTGCGGGTAAAGATTTACGGGTCTTGATAATGAAAAAACGGGTATTGGTTGGGTATATTATAGTACATTTTGAggtatttttttaatataaattTTTTCATATAGACTTTTAGTTGGCATCCTATCTATTGTTGGATGACGTATCACAGTGGCACGCTAAAATGCATGTCTGTGGTCTTCTCTCACTCAAAGGACTTAAGTTAAAAGTTTGACTAAGGTTTGCTTGTGAAGCCTTAAGAATTTTATTGTACTAATACTTTTGTGATTATTATTGAGTTACCCATATATTATATTGTAGGAAACTTGGGTGGGAGCCCAAATCAGGTGAGAGCCACTTGGATGCCATGTTGAGAGGGGAATTATTGACAGTACTTGCAGAACTTGGGCATGAAAATACGCTCAACGAAGCTACTAGGCGCTTTGATGCATTCTGTGCTAACAGGGATTCTCCCCTTCTACCACCTGATACTAGAAAGGTATTTTAGACAGTTTGCTTGGTACGTTTCTAGTTTTCTACCTATCTACTATCGTCAGACGTGTATTAGAGTTTAGTTTTACCTCATTTTTGTATGAATTTATAAAAGGACTTACTTGCACTTGCTCGAGGCCCCGAGCATTGGACATGTTGACATATACATTAAGGATATAGAATTGTAAGAGTGACATAGGTACTATTCCTGTGTTGTGTGATTGTATCTACTTGTGGGTGTTGAATGATCAGTTGTGTTAACCCCAGATTTTATGCTCTTTTAACTGGGGGTATACACGGAAAGTTCTTTTAGATGGCGTTGGTTCACATAGTGTCATGGGTTGGATTATGGGAATCAAACGAGGCTGGCATGGGTTGGACCTTGATTCCTATTACCAAGTATTTGGTTCATTTTTGGACGAATCGGTCAGCCAAtcaatttttttaattattttttttttaaataattcaCATAGCAGAACTTTTTTTATATAACTATCGGTTTTATAAAATCAGAGAATTTACAGCATAAAAGAACTTCTGTAATAACTAACATTTATTCCCAAAATTacaaataattatcatatctaaAGAATAAATTCTCATGCAACATTGTTCAAACTATTACAGAAAATGCTCTCCATTATTATAgtaattacaaagataaaatcttatttacaattgaaatgtaaattACAGGCATTAAAGCTTGTGGAGTTAAGCATCGCCTTTCTTTGTATCAAGATCAAGCCATActcgtcaatttttttttataacctAGGAAATGTTGCATAAAACTAGCATTTGTATTTTTGCAAATAACTTACTGATATGTCTTAGTTTTTGACTTAGGAAGGCAAATAGCGtgcttttgttttattattttgtgaaaaaTAGATGGTCTGCTTTCCAATAACTAGTGTGGTTGATAGTAAGGTTTTTTTTTTCCCCTTCTTTTCCCTTCTAACGAATTATAAATTTGAGGGTGGTATACTCACCTTCCTCATTGGCTATCAAAaccccatacctcatgggtttgaggtatggatTCAAAATATAAAAGCAATCACTAGGTATAATTTTAGACCATTCTAACTCCATACCTCATCATCCTAGTCAGACTTATGAATGATCTTTGATATAGTAACCTTCTCTCAAGGACAAAGGTGCCTCTCTTTATCGACTTATGGCATAGGGGAAAAGTAGGTACCTCGTAGTTAGTAATCGATACTCACTCTTCACTCTTCATTTGTGTTTGAATGTTCATGTTTAACACTCAACCCCAGGATGGGTAGGTGCATTTCTAAGCTAAAAGAGCAAAAATTGTTTCTACTTTTAACTGAACCATGGTTCCacaggctttttttttttttttttttaatcacttTGTATACCCCCTCCTTTCCCGGTGTTTGTAGAATGACTAGAATCTATTTCTCCCCTAATATAAAATCTATTGGTTTATTTCTACTTCATCACAGGCTGCATATACAGCTGTGATGCAAAAAGTCAATGGGTCGAATAAGTCAGGATATGAAGCTGTTTTGAGAGTATACAGGGAGACAGATCTAAGCCAAGAGAAAACCCGCATAATAGGCACGAGTTCACCTCACTTTTATTTTCTGATACTTTTGTTACCCCTAGTTTGACCTTTTAACTTGTTTTCTGATTCTTGCATTTGTGTTCTTCCGTGATGTTTCTGTAGGTTCGCTAGCAGCTTGTCCTGATGCTAATGTTGTTCTTGAAGTTCTCAATTTTTTGTTGTCCCCTGAGGTAAGCCGTAACATATAAATCTAGTACTCTAGCTCCTTTGTCTCACACATTTGTTTATGTATTTCTTTTTTGTTTGCCTCAGCCATTTGTTTAGGTGTCCTATTTTGTTAAGTTTTTTTCGTCAAAGAGATTGCTGTGCCGTCGTTTTATTTCTAAGTTTTATTCATGTGACTGGTGGACCCTAGTACTGGAGATGTCATTGAGATGGACTGCACCTGTTCTATTGATGCACAAGAGCTAGATATTGTACCCGCCGTGAACGTTGTACCCTCCCTGGGAGGTTTGGTGGGATTGGAGTTTGCATCGTACCCACTTTTTACTCTCCTGTCCACCACATATTAAGATACTTGATACAATTATGTCTATTTTATAGACTTGGTAAAGTAACCATACCCGCCTACCCTATAGTTAACACTAAAGCAGCCATTATTAATTCTCCTAATCCATTTGCATGTGCTTGCGATTAAAAAACAATCCAAAAGCAAAATGGATGAGACTCATGAGAGGGGTAAGGTTTGTACTATAATTGGTATCGTAGATTGCTTCTTTTAAATAATTTTGATTACGATAGGTTCGAAGTCAAGATGCAATTATTGGACTTGGAGTCAGCATGGAAGGGCGTGAAATAGCTTGGAAATGGCTTCAGGTAAGAACCTCAGCTTGTTACATAAAACACTTAACATACCTTTAAGATATGACCTTTGTGCGCCTTGTAGTTGTAGTCTTGTAGATAAGTCCCAAGGCACTGTTCCCTTCCCTTTGCCACATTAGCATGAGATGTTACTCATTTACCTGTTAGGCTGTTGTCCCTTTCTTAAGATCCTAAAAGAGTCTTGTCGGGtggaattttattttgataatacaaATTTGTTTGAAAAGATACGTGGGTGTCGCTTTCTCCACATTCCTTGCACATCATTGTCACAGCCCTCAGTATATCTTGATGCGCTCACACGCTTTAAAACTAAGTTTGTAGGAGGGAAATTGTATATCCAAGTCCTTCCCTCCAAATCCCGACCCATCTTGCTAACCAAACAAGAGAATCACTCTTCTTCCCTTATTCTCTAAATCCCTCCATCAACAATCTTTTTATCTATTCTTTTAGctgtgtagtttttttttttcttttgcatgTCAGTACCTCTTATTTGTTTATTATAGCTAATTTGTCATCATGAATGATTTCTCGCAGGATAACTGGGATCATATATCAAAGACATGGGGTTCCGGTTACCTAATTACCCGCTTCATTAGTGCGATTGTCTCCCCTGTAAGTTTTCTTGATCAAATTATCTAAAACAAGTACACCTTCGGATGTCTACATTTTATTGATATAAAGGTGACGATTTTTGGCCTTTTCCCAGTTTTCCTCAATCGAAAAGGCGAAAGAGATAGAGGAATTCTTTGCAACTCGAATGAAACAAGCGATTGTAAGGACCTTGAAGCAGAGCATTGAAAGAGTTCATATCAACGCTGGGTGGGTTCAGGCTGTCCAAAAAGAAACTCATCTAGCTCAAGTCGTGCTTGATTTGTCGCAAAGAAACTGATGTGGCGCACTCTTGTGCTGCAAAGTCTAATTTCGATTATGCCCCTTGTTTCTTTACAAGGGGTGTAATCAGAACAACTTCAGTTTGGTGAACAGGCTTTTCTTGATGGGGCGAGGCTTGTAGAAGttcataatttaattttttttttttctatagaAGACAGATCAAAGTATCTTTTATCTTATTTTGGGAAGCCTCGGTTTGTTGCAACAAGAACTTGTGTTGGAAATTCGAAAAGAGCTATGTTGATTATTGATGTTTAGTTGGGTCTAGATAAGTGTATCGATTTGATGGGTTTTGGTATattttctataatgggttgttcACATGGTTAGAGAGGATGGGTTTGATGTTGTTGGTTGGGAAGGAAGTGGTGACATTCTTCTTTTAATGTGCATGCTGTTACAATCAGTTAATTTGCTCTTGTTCTTAGTTAGGCAGgccattaaagtttcatttcttCCCTCTTGTGGCGTAAATACACTTTGTTCTTGTCACTATGTAGCTCATATATAGTGGCATTTGAGAGATGGACTGTTGTCGAAGATGCCCAACTTCACCTGTTTGGTTATATTATATGTTTCTAAGTTATATCCAGTAACGGATGTAATAAGGGTTTCGAGAGCCCAAACGATGTGTAATTGCATTTTTTATTGTtggcaaaaagaaaaagaaaaaataggtGAACAGAATTCAGGTGCAAAGTTTGATACTGTTGCCTGTCGGTAGCTTTTTGGGACAATCTAAACCAATGGTCGCATTTCTCATTTGTTTTAAAATTAACTTATTTACCCCTTACTTTTTGAGACAATCCAATCCGAAGGTAACATATCTGTACacactttcatgctttacaaatCAACTGGATTTTTCAGAGAGTTCACCTCAATATTTCAGTTGGATGAAGTGGAAATTCTCATTTTTATCATAGCTAATACTAAAAACGGTGTTTCACTTCACATCAAGGATCAAAGTATCAAACTTTATCTCATACACTAAAAGGCTCAATTTTCTTAACTTCAAACTTTTCAATAAGCTTCGGGATCATATCTAAAATCACTTGGATACAAACATTACAATGTATGTTTTTGGAACCTACATAGTGACCAGAAACTGCCACTAGAGATGGCGTTACATTAATCCCTA
The Silene latifolia isolate original U9 population chromosome 11, ASM4854445v1, whole genome shotgun sequence genome window above contains:
- the LOC141612072 gene encoding aminopeptidase M1, whose protein sequence is MAYSQFKGQSRLPKFIIPKRYDIYLKPDLISCKFDGVVSINLDVVSPTKHVVLNAADLTVDSSSVSFKPSSSSQELKSVNVGLIKEDEILVAEFGEDLPVGVGVLSISFQGTLNDQMKGFYRSKYEFNGEKRNMAVTQFEPADARRCFPCWDEPAAKATFKITLDVPSDLVALSNMPVIEEKKQGDLKTVYFEESPIMSTYLVAAVVGLFDYVESHTSDGIKVRCYCQVGKADQGKFALEVAVKTLELYRKYFDVPYTLPKLDMVAIPDFAAGAMENYGLVTYRETALLYDEKHSAASNKQRVAIVVAHELAHQWFGNLVTMEWWTHLWLNEGFATWVSYLAADVLFPEWNIWTQFLDQTTDGLRLDGLSESHPIEVEINHASEIDEIFDAISYRKGASVIRMLQSYLGADIFQRALASYIKKYACSNAKTEDLWAVLEEESGEPVKQLMNSWTQQKGYPVISVKIKDQKLELDQSLFLLSGLPGDGQWIVPITLSCGSYDNRQSFLLKEKSGTIDVKDSAWIKLNVDQTAFYRVKYDENLEAKLRLAIEKNELSPTDRFGILDDSFALCTSGRQSLTSLLTLMGSFKEETDYTVLSHLITISYKVVRIVADATPETLDNLKKFFINLFDYPARKLGWEPKSGESHLDAMLRGELLTVLAELGHENTLNEATRRFDAFCANRDSPLLPPDTRKAAYTAVMQKVNGSNKSGYEAVLRVYRETDLSQEKTRIIGSLAACPDANVVLEVLNFLLSPEVRSQDAIIGLGVSMEGREIAWKWLQDNWDHISKTWGSGYLITRFISAIVSPFSSIEKAKEIEEFFATRMKQAIVRTLKQSIERVHINAGWVQAVQKETHLAQVVLDLSQRN